Proteins encoded together in one Corynebacterium liangguodongii window:
- the tpiA gene encoding triose-phosphate isomerase — MARKPLIAGNWKMNLDHLEALSSAQKLAFAFPKDGYEYVDIALTVPFTDLRSIQTLVDGDKLSITYGAQDLSQHDNGAHTGDISASMLAKLGCTWVIVGHSERRADHGETDELVAAKAAKALAHGISPIVCVGEPEAVRDAGSHVAFVTEQTRASLAGLSAADLAKTVIAYEPVWAIGTGKTASAADAQEVCQAIRGVIRELADDATAESIRILYGGSVKVETIGEVVAEPDVDGGLVGGASLDGQEFARLAAAAANAVR, encoded by the coding sequence ATGGCACGCAAACCACTTATCGCCGGCAACTGGAAGATGAACCTCGACCACCTCGAGGCTCTCTCGAGCGCGCAGAAGCTCGCGTTCGCCTTTCCGAAGGACGGCTACGAATACGTCGACATCGCGCTGACGGTACCGTTTACGGACCTGCGCTCGATTCAGACGCTTGTCGACGGCGACAAGCTCTCCATCACCTACGGCGCCCAGGACCTCTCCCAACACGATAACGGCGCGCACACCGGGGACATCTCGGCGAGCATGCTGGCCAAGCTGGGCTGCACCTGGGTCATCGTCGGGCACTCCGAGCGCCGCGCTGATCACGGCGAAACCGACGAGCTCGTCGCGGCCAAGGCGGCCAAGGCGCTCGCGCACGGCATCAGCCCGATCGTGTGCGTCGGTGAGCCCGAGGCGGTCCGCGACGCCGGTAGCCACGTCGCATTCGTCACCGAGCAGACCCGCGCCTCGCTGGCCGGGCTGAGCGCGGCCGACCTGGCGAAGACCGTCATCGCCTACGAGCCTGTCTGGGCGATCGGCACCGGCAAGACCGCCTCCGCGGCAGACGCGCAGGAGGTCTGCCAGGCGATTCGCGGGGTCATCCGCGAGCTTGCTGACGACGCCACGGCCGAGTCCATCCGCATCCTCTACGGCGGCTCCGTCAAGGTCGAGACGATTGGCGAGGTCGTCGCCGAACCCGACGTCGACGGGGGGCTCGTGGGCGGGGCCTCGCTCGACGGCCAAGAGTTTGCCAGACTCGCCGCCGCGGCCGCAAACGCCGTGCGGTAG
- the gap gene encoding type I glyceraldehyde-3-phosphate dehydrogenase, which translates to MTTRIGINGLGRIGRASLRIILDQYEGDLEVVKANDLTDNETLAHLIKYDTAYGKLGRTVEHDENSITIDGHRIEVTAEKDPANLAWGEAGVDIVLECTGKFRTKADAQAHIDAGAKKVIISAPGKEVDGSYVWGVNHEDYTDSQSIISGASCTTNSLAPVAKIINDNFGITSGLMTTIHAYTGDQRLQDAPHKDLRRARAAAQNIVPTTTGAAKAVAEVIPALKGKLDGFAMRVPTITGSATDLTVVLEKDATVDEVNAAVKAATEGTVLGQALGYTEDPIVSSDIIASPYGGIFDAGMTRVIGGNLLKVISWYDNEYGYTSQYIRMTKTVAEKLS; encoded by the coding sequence ATGACCACCCGCATCGGCATCAACGGCCTCGGCCGCATCGGCCGCGCATCGCTGCGCATCATCTTGGACCAGTACGAGGGCGACCTCGAGGTGGTCAAGGCCAACGACCTCACCGATAACGAGACCCTCGCGCACCTGATCAAGTACGACACCGCCTACGGAAAGCTCGGCCGCACCGTCGAGCACGATGAGAACTCGATCACCATCGACGGCCACCGCATCGAGGTCACCGCGGAGAAGGATCCTGCCAACCTCGCCTGGGGCGAGGCCGGGGTCGACATCGTCCTCGAGTGCACCGGTAAGTTCCGCACCAAGGCAGACGCCCAGGCGCACATCGATGCCGGTGCGAAAAAGGTCATCATCTCGGCCCCGGGCAAGGAGGTTGACGGATCCTACGTGTGGGGCGTTAACCACGAGGACTACACCGACAGCCAGTCCATCATCTCCGGGGCTTCCTGCACCACGAACTCGCTCGCCCCGGTGGCCAAGATCATTAACGATAACTTCGGCATCACCTCCGGGCTGATGACCACGATCCACGCCTACACCGGCGACCAGCGCCTGCAGGACGCCCCCCACAAGGACCTGCGCCGCGCCCGCGCCGCCGCCCAGAACATCGTGCCTACCACCACCGGCGCCGCGAAGGCCGTCGCGGAGGTCATCCCCGCGCTCAAGGGCAAGCTCGACGGCTTCGCCATGCGCGTGCCCACCATCACCGGCTCCGCCACCGACCTCACCGTCGTGCTGGAGAAGGACGCCACCGTCGACGAGGTCAACGCCGCGGTCAAGGCGGCGACCGAGGGCACCGTGCTCGGCCAGGCGCTGGGCTACACCGAGGATCCGATCGTCTCCTCCGACATCATCGCGAGCCCGTACGGCGGCATCTTCGACGCCGGCATGACCCGCGTCATCGGCGGCAACCTGCTCAAGGTGATCTCCTGGTACGACAACGAGTACGGCTACACCTCCCAGTACATCCGCATGACCAAGACCGTCGCGGAGAAGCTGAGCTAG
- a CDS encoding phosphoglycerate kinase: MALKTIDHLLAEGVDGRHVLVRSDFNVPLDDEGNITDPGRIDASIPTLKALLDAGAKVIVTAHLGRPKGEFKPEFSLKPVAEALSERLGQFVPLASDVSGEDAHERANGLTEGEILLVENVRFDARETSKDDAERAEFAAELAALAADDGAFVSDGFGVVHRKQASVFDVAKKLPAYAGYLVAKEVETLSAVKDAPVHPYVVVLGGSKVSDKLGVIQALAEKADKVIIGGGMCYTFLAAQGHDVQKSLLQDDMVETCAELIKTYGDKLVLPVDLAVAPEFDKGAEKKIVGLDDIPEGWMSLDIGPETAKTYAEAVKGAKTVFWNGPMGVFEFPNFADGTKAVATAMIEATRDNGSFTVVGGGDSAASVRMLGLDEDGFSHISTGGGASLELIEGKDLPGVSAVSE, translated from the coding sequence ATGGCACTCAAGACTATTGACCATCTGCTCGCCGAGGGCGTGGACGGGCGCCACGTGCTCGTCCGCTCCGATTTCAACGTCCCGCTCGATGACGAGGGCAATATCACAGACCCGGGCCGCATCGATGCCTCCATCCCGACGCTCAAGGCCCTGCTCGATGCAGGCGCCAAGGTCATCGTCACCGCGCACCTGGGCCGTCCGAAGGGCGAGTTCAAGCCGGAGTTTTCCCTCAAGCCCGTCGCCGAAGCGCTCTCCGAGCGCCTCGGCCAGTTCGTCCCGCTCGCCTCCGACGTCTCCGGCGAGGACGCCCACGAGCGCGCCAACGGCCTGACCGAAGGCGAGATCCTGCTCGTCGAGAACGTGCGTTTCGACGCCAGGGAGACCTCCAAGGACGACGCCGAGCGCGCCGAATTCGCCGCCGAGCTCGCCGCGCTCGCCGCCGATGACGGCGCCTTCGTCTCCGACGGCTTCGGTGTTGTCCACCGCAAGCAGGCCTCCGTCTTCGATGTGGCTAAGAAGCTCCCGGCCTACGCGGGCTACCTCGTGGCCAAGGAGGTGGAGACCTTAAGCGCCGTCAAGGACGCCCCGGTACACCCGTATGTTGTCGTGCTCGGCGGCTCGAAGGTCTCCGACAAGCTCGGCGTCATCCAGGCCCTCGCCGAGAAGGCCGACAAGGTCATCATCGGCGGCGGGATGTGCTACACCTTCCTCGCCGCCCAGGGCCACGACGTGCAGAAATCGCTGCTCCAAGACGACATGGTGGAGACCTGCGCGGAGCTTATTAAGACCTACGGGGACAAGCTCGTCCTCCCCGTCGACCTCGCCGTCGCCCCGGAGTTTGACAAGGGCGCGGAGAAGAAGATCGTCGGGCTCGACGACATCCCCGAGGGCTGGATGTCTCTCGACATCGGCCCGGAGACCGCGAAGACGTACGCGGAGGCGGTCAAGGGTGCCAAGACGGTCTTCTGGAACGGCCCGATGGGCGTGTTCGAGTTCCCGAACTTCGCCGATGGCACCAAGGCCGTCGCGACCGCGATGATTGAGGCGACCCGGGACAACGGCAGCTTCACGGTCGTCGGCGGCGGCGACTCGGCGGCGTCGGTACGCATGCTCGGCCTCGACGAGGACGGCTTTAGCCACATCTCGACCGGCGGCGGCGCCTCCCTCGAGCTCATCGAGGGCAAGGACCTGCCCGGCGTGAGCGCGGTCAGCGAGTAG
- the secG gene encoding preprotein translocase subunit SecG has translation MIVALQITLVITAVLLTVFILLHRGKGGGLSSLFGGGVQANLSGSTIVERNLTRYTIVIALIWITCILGLNIAQSFAA, from the coding sequence ATGATTGTGGCTCTCCAGATCACGCTGGTCATCACCGCCGTCCTGCTCACCGTCTTCATCCTGCTCCACCGGGGCAAGGGCGGCGGCCTGTCGAGCCTGTTCGGCGGCGGGGTCCAGGCGAACCTCTCGGGCTCGACGATCGTGGAGCGCAACCTCACCCGCTACACCATCGTCATCGCCCTGATCTGGATCACCTGCATCCTCGGGCTCAACATCGCGCAGTCCTTCGCGGCCTAG
- a CDS encoding gluconeogenesis factor YvcK family protein yields the protein MTKDALHFTCLGGGHGLYQTLLAARQARAGHIDAVVTVADDGGSSGRLRRELAMIPPGDLRMALSALTSDDEEGRLWRTMLQHRFKGNGAMAGHAVGNLVLAGLSETTGGMQAALDVLARWTGSAGRVIPVCNQPLEIEADVAGLDDDPRIMRSVRGQVAVATTPGSVRRVRLLPPNPPVNPAAIEAILNADVVTIGPGSWFSSVIPHLLVPDVIAALNETSARVIVILNLSPEAGETQGFTTERHIHLLSQHALGLEVDHFLADANAETTPGERANLSRTAARAGAEISYRDVRTILADGTMGLTHDPEKLAQALLELASS from the coding sequence ATGACGAAAGACGCCCTTCATTTCACGTGCCTTGGGGGAGGGCACGGGCTCTACCAGACGCTGCTGGCGGCGCGGCAGGCGCGCGCGGGTCACATCGACGCGGTGGTCACCGTCGCTGACGACGGTGGCTCCTCCGGCCGGTTGCGCCGGGAGCTCGCAATGATTCCGCCCGGCGACCTGCGGATGGCGCTCTCCGCGCTCACCAGCGACGACGAGGAGGGCCGGCTGTGGCGGACCATGCTGCAGCACCGGTTTAAGGGTAACGGGGCTATGGCTGGGCACGCCGTGGGCAATCTCGTGCTCGCGGGGTTAAGCGAGACCACCGGGGGCATGCAGGCCGCGCTCGATGTGCTGGCGCGGTGGACCGGCTCTGCCGGCCGGGTGATCCCCGTGTGCAACCAGCCGCTGGAGATCGAGGCCGATGTCGCCGGGTTAGACGATGATCCCCGTATCATGCGCTCCGTGCGCGGCCAAGTGGCGGTGGCCACGACGCCGGGTAGCGTGCGGAGGGTCCGGCTGCTCCCGCCGAACCCGCCGGTCAACCCCGCCGCGATCGAGGCCATCCTGAACGCAGACGTGGTCACGATCGGTCCCGGCTCGTGGTTTTCTTCGGTCATCCCGCATCTTTTGGTGCCGGACGTCATCGCCGCGCTCAACGAGACGAGCGCGCGGGTGATCGTCATCTTGAACCTCTCCCCGGAGGCGGGGGAGACGCAGGGCTTTACCACTGAGCGCCATATCCACCTCCTGTCGCAGCACGCGCTCGGGCTCGAGGTGGACCACTTCTTGGCCGATGCAAACGCGGAGACGACCCCGGGCGAGCGCGCGAACCTCTCGCGGACCGCCGCGCGGGCCGGGGCGGAAATCAGCTACCGGGACGTGCGCACGATCCTTGCCGACGGCACCATGGGGCTCACCCACGATCCAGAGAAGCTGGCTCAGGCGTTGCTCGAATTGGCGTCAAGCTAG
- the whiA gene encoding DNA-binding protein WhiA, which produces MVSLTAQVIDELLQLEHPCHSARVAEAAALVRFAGQIEAGPQGLSLAADFADQRVARRLSASLEELCGVHVVVAPPGQGTGAREAGYVVRVEDDAREVIRRLKLVTASGHPVVGMPSHIISGEMQDVEAAWRGAFLARGTLTAPGRSSSLEVACPCEEAALALVGLARRLSISAKTRQTRAIERVYVRDGDAVAVLLSRMGAQRARLVWDAKRSARQERSAGGQRLATFDDANTRRSAQAAAAAALRVERAMDILGDDVPEHLAEAGSLRVDHRHASLEELGRLADPPMTKDAVAGRIRRLLSLADKRAAELGIPDTHSAVEREGE; this is translated from the coding sequence GTGGTGTCACTAACCGCGCAGGTCATCGACGAGCTGCTGCAGCTCGAGCACCCCTGCCACAGCGCCCGCGTCGCCGAGGCCGCGGCGCTGGTGCGCTTCGCCGGGCAGATCGAGGCCGGACCACAGGGCCTCAGCCTGGCCGCCGATTTCGCCGACCAGCGCGTCGCGCGCCGCCTCAGCGCCTCGCTGGAGGAACTCTGCGGGGTCCACGTCGTGGTCGCTCCGCCCGGGCAGGGCACGGGTGCGCGCGAGGCGGGCTACGTGGTGCGGGTCGAGGACGACGCGCGCGAGGTCATCCGCAGGCTCAAGCTTGTCACGGCTTCGGGCCACCCGGTCGTGGGCATGCCCAGCCACATCATCTCCGGGGAGATGCAAGACGTCGAGGCGGCCTGGCGCGGGGCGTTTTTGGCCCGCGGCACGCTCACCGCACCGGGGCGCAGCTCGAGCCTCGAGGTCGCCTGCCCCTGCGAGGAGGCCGCGCTGGCGCTCGTCGGCCTCGCGCGGCGGCTTTCAATATCTGCGAAGACGCGGCAGACCCGGGCGATCGAGCGCGTCTACGTGCGCGACGGCGACGCGGTGGCCGTGCTGCTGAGCAGAATGGGGGCGCAGCGCGCCCGCCTGGTGTGGGACGCGAAGCGCTCGGCGCGGCAGGAGCGCTCTGCGGGCGGGCAGCGCCTGGCCACCTTCGATGACGCCAATACCCGGCGCTCCGCCCAGGCCGCGGCGGCGGCCGCGCTGCGCGTCGAGAGGGCGATGGACATTCTTGGCGACGACGTCCCGGAGCACCTCGCTGAGGCGGGGTCCCTGCGCGTCGATCACCGGCACGCCTCCCTCGAGGAGCTCGGGCGATTGGCCGACCCGCCGATGACAAAGGACGCGGTCGCCGGGCGGATCAGGCGCCTGCTCTCGCTGGCGGACAAGCGCGCCGCCGAGCTGGGGATTCCGGATACCCACAGCGCCGTCGAGAGGGAGGGCGAGTAG
- the pgl gene encoding 6-phosphogluconolactonase gives MVAVSRHSELGSLIDAASARFTELVGAIQSDPSGGVGGDGCARVVVTGGTAGIRFLAALRGAPIDFARLHVFFGDERNVPVSHPDSNEGQAREALLDHVGIPEANIHGYGLDGSDMAAAVRRYDEVLARFAPDGFDLHLLGMGGEGHVNSLFPHTPQVRESERLVVAVTDSPKPPAERATLTLPAVARAERVWLLVSGAEKAEAAGHVARGADPVEWPAAGAVGRAETVLFVSEDAASAIG, from the coding sequence ATGGTCGCCGTGTCGCGCCACAGCGAGCTTGGCTCGCTTATCGACGCCGCATCCGCTCGCTTCACCGAGCTCGTCGGCGCCATCCAGTCCGACCCGTCCGGCGGGGTCGGGGGCGACGGTTGCGCACGCGTCGTTGTCACCGGGGGCACCGCGGGCATTCGCTTCTTGGCCGCGCTGAGGGGTGCCCCGATCGACTTCGCCCGGCTCCACGTGTTCTTCGGCGACGAGCGCAACGTCCCGGTCTCCCACCCGGACTCCAATGAGGGGCAGGCCCGCGAGGCCCTGCTCGATCACGTGGGCATACCGGAGGCAAACATCCACGGATACGGCCTCGACGGGTCGGATATGGCCGCCGCGGTGCGGCGCTACGACGAGGTGCTCGCCCGGTTCGCGCCCGACGGGTTCGACCTCCACCTGCTCGGGATGGGCGGCGAGGGGCACGTCAATTCCCTCTTCCCGCACACGCCCCAGGTGCGCGAGTCGGAGCGCCTCGTCGTGGCGGTGACGGATTCGCCTAAGCCCCCGGCCGAGCGCGCCACGCTGACGCTTCCGGCCGTGGCGCGCGCGGAGCGTGTGTGGTTGCTGGTCTCCGGCGCGGAGAAGGCCGAGGCGGCGGGCCACGTGGCCCGCGGCGCCGATCCGGTCGAGTGGCCGGCGGCGGGCGCGGTGGGCCGGGCGGAGACGGTGTTGTTCGTCAGCGAGGACGCGGCGAGCGCGATCGGGTAG
- a CDS encoding glucose-6-phosphate dehydrogenase assembly protein OpcA translates to MIIPLPNTSTREISATLLDAHDNYSLATGRVLTLIVVAAASDDVDSILVSVRDATQEHPARVLVMLLGDPAAPTTLDAECILTADAGASEMVVMHLGGELTANLDAVVTPLILPDTPIAAWWPTTAPACPAQAPLGNIAQRRITNARRNVSGNALLRLSNGYTPGDSDMMWSRITPWRGIVASASDRHQGEDITAVTISGPVDNPSVDIAAGWLASSLGVDVTRCPAPPTSEIIENVPITELRLCYERGDIVVSVIDEHTVRVSVPGSPDSYVAMTARTDAECLAEELRHLDPDTAYSRALQGLSHVKES, encoded by the coding sequence ATGATTATCCCCCTGCCCAACACCTCGACGCGCGAGATTTCCGCGACGCTGCTCGACGCGCACGACAACTACTCCCTGGCAACGGGTCGCGTGCTCACCCTCATCGTCGTCGCTGCCGCCTCGGACGACGTCGACTCCATCCTCGTCTCCGTGCGCGACGCGACGCAGGAGCACCCCGCCCGCGTGCTCGTCATGCTGCTTGGGGACCCAGCGGCGCCGACCACCCTCGACGCCGAGTGCATCCTCACCGCCGACGCCGGGGCCTCCGAGATGGTGGTGATGCACCTCGGCGGAGAGCTCACGGCCAACCTCGATGCCGTGGTGACCCCGTTGATCCTGCCCGATACGCCGATCGCCGCGTGGTGGCCCACCACCGCCCCGGCCTGCCCGGCGCAAGCGCCCCTGGGCAACATCGCCCAGCGGCGCATCACCAACGCGCGGCGCAACGTCTCCGGCAACGCGCTTCTGCGCCTGTCCAACGGGTATACGCCGGGCGATTCGGACATGATGTGGTCGCGGATTACGCCGTGGCGCGGCATCGTCGCCTCGGCGTCCGACCGGCACCAGGGCGAGGACATCACGGCGGTGACGATCTCCGGGCCGGTGGATAACCCGAGCGTGGACATCGCGGCCGGGTGGCTGGCCAGCAGCCTCGGGGTGGACGTGACGCGTTGCCCCGCACCGCCGACCTCCGAGATCATCGAGAACGTCCCGATCACGGAGCTGCGGCTGTGCTACGAGCGCGGCGACATCGTCGTCTCTGTTATCGACGAGCACACCGTGCGCGTCTCGGTTCCCGGCAGCCCGGATTCCTATGTGGCCATGACGGCGCGCACGGATGCGGAGTGCCTGGCCGAGGAGCTGCGCCACCTCGATCCCGATACCGCGTACTCGCGCGCGCTGCAGGGCCTGTCCCACGTGAAGGAGAGCTAG